The Amblyomma americanum isolate KBUSLIRL-KWMA chromosome 6, ASM5285725v1, whole genome shotgun sequence genome has a window encoding:
- the LOC144094082 gene encoding uncharacterized protein LOC144094082, protein MVTYCSVPQCKSRNEAGVSFHFYPKSSKMKKAWMIKLKMGKQPSASAVVCSKYFKEEDFVYPVYKTLGDRGVPARSFQLCTHMDALETHENGTGSESSTAVPMESAARSDEEVVHMECDAVPTQSLDHHAASSEDSLDHHAASSEGTDQFRFSHAAVFLHCLYFFFQRLPCRCRSFAKMLEYK, encoded by the exons ATGGTGACTTACTGCTCAGTGCCGCAGTGCAAATCACGTAACGAAGCCGGTGTTAGCTTCCACTTCTACCCGAAGTCGTCAAAAATGAAGAAGGCTTGGATGATTAAATTAAAAATGGGGAAGCAACCGTCAGCGTCGGCTGTTGTGTGCAGCAAGTATTTTAAAGAGGAAGACTTTGTGTACCCGGTTTACAAGACACTAG GTGACAGAGGAGTTCCCGCAAGGTCATTTCAGCTCTGCACACACATGGACGCATTGGAAACACACGAAAACGGGACCGGCAGTGAAAGTTCGACCGCCGTTCCAATGGAATCTGCTGCACGATCAGACGAGGAGGTGGTACACATGGAGTGCGATG CTGTTCCAACACAGAGTCTAGACCACCACGCAGCAAGTTCAGAAG ACAGTCTAGACCACCACGCAGCAAGTTCAGAGGGTACTGACCAGTTTCGTTTTTCACACGCAGCTGTTTTTTTAcattgcttgtattttttcttcCAGAGGTTACCTTGCAGGTGCAGAAGCTTTGCAAAGATGCTGGAGTACAAGTGA
- the LOC144094081 gene encoding uncharacterized protein LOC144094081 produces the protein MKLYHDLTFSLLAVLFQVHRTTASNLFRESIVILASILKQAVFWPEKACVVTCLTTYFKEYKDTRMVLDCTEIEIERPKDLTSRLLTYSHYKRTYTAKVLVSGTPGSLISYISPAYGGKASDTYITKHCKVLDKCMPHVDSVMVDKGFLISELCREKNVKMIRPPFLIKKELTTEEAKNNQSIASARVHVERAIQRMKLFRILRNRFNLDLLPYIDNILIVIAGTVNLSKPLFKDNEFLFRS, from the coding sequence ATGAAGTTGTATCATGATCTAACTTTCTCACTGCTGGCTGTGCTGTTTCAAGTTCACCGCACAACTGCGTCTAACTTGTTCAGAGAGTCCATTGTGATCCTGGCCAGCATTTTAAAGCAAGCAGTATTTTGGCCAGAAAAGGCCTGCGTGGTCACCTGCCTCACAACTTACTTCAAGGAGTACAAGGACACGAGAATGGTGCTCGACTGTACAGAAATAGAAATTGAGCGGCCAAAAGACCTAACCTCACGGCTGCTAACATACAGCCATTACAAACGTACCTACACTGCAAAGGTGTTGGTGAGTGGGACTCCAGGCAGTCTAATTAGCTATATAAGCCCAGCATATGGTGGGAAAGCATCGGATACATATATCACAAAACACTGCAAAGTGCTCGACAAGTGTATGCCACATGTTGACAGCGTCATGGTCGATAAAGGATTTCTTATCAGTGAACTCTGTAGAGAAAAAAATGTCAAAATGATCAGACCTCCCTTTCTTATAAAAAAAGAGCTGACAACAGAGGAGGCAAAAAATAATCAGTCGATCGCAAGTGCTCGTGTGCATGTAGAAAGAGCCATTCAAAGAATGAAACTCTTTCGTATTTTGAGAAATAGGTTCAATCTCGACCTTCTGCCATACATAGACAACATTCTCATAGTAATTGCTGGCACAGTGAACCTATCGAAGCCTTTGTTTAAGGATAACGAGTTCCTCTTCCGCTCGTAG
- the LOC144094079 gene encoding uncharacterized protein LOC144094079: MISLSGIRFASACCDLTATLSRGLYANFRTFLFAVALPLSSINCYVDKACETSRCLIEAEDVYYAGHVVECSIEAAENGRFNFLAFVLQTTALNNAPHEVKITVCNSEVDRASCSCKAGNYKCKHIVASLLHINGARTFDRLSPTDQPQKWGKVQKDGIKQKYEPRAIVDLPCTKKAKIKEPAQPEGNILGRLLKNLGHQSAAKMHLESTTEIAVADCGENPDRCEPEPRDITLMGTLHELRRLLGNCDLQKLLEHLNNARSCEDIAAIEQSTRHQAKSGLWWQHRVGMITASIAYSVFTRVKTLRTKMGPHDLRPLLKKVMRQTNVCTAAMRRGSMLEESAKKCYAQQQQSLHKDLIVTKCGLIVMDGRPYIGASPDVLVQCQCCLKRVLEVKCPESLEKFLMEITEKNDKATTEKLKRASTYFCQIQVQMGLAGLKQGELFVFLNDEKNMCIPVPFDEEYFRDVVERSTYFFKEYVLPHILCV, from the exons ATGATCAGCCTCTCTGGCATTCGTTTCGCCTCTGCGTGCTGCGACTTAACCGCAACGCTGTCTCGGGGATTATATGCTAACTTTCGAACGTTTCTCTTTGCAGTCGCCCTGCCACTGAGCAGCATCAACTGCTATGTGGACAAGGCGTGCGAGACCAGTCGCTGCCTCATCGAAGCAGAGGACGTGTACTATGCAGGCCATGTAGTTGAGTGCTCCATTGAAGCAGCTGAAAATGGTCGTTTTAATTTCCTGGCGTTTGTTTTACAAACGACCGCACTCAACAATGCCCCACACGAAGTTAAGATCACCGTGTGCAACTCGGAGGTTGATCGAGCCAGCTGCTCCTGCAAGGCAGG AAACTACAAATGTAAGCACATTGTGGCTTCTCTGCTACATATTAATGGAGCAAGAACTTTTGACAGACTGTCACCGACTGATCAGCCACAGAAGTGGGGCAAAGTGCAGAAGGACGGAATAAAGCAGAAGTATGAACCAAGGGCTATAGTTGACCTTCCATGCACAAAAAAG GCAAAGATCAAAGAGCCTGCTCAACCTGAAGGTAATATCCTTGGACGGCTCCTCAAGAATTTGGGCCATcaatctgcagcaaaaatgcatTTGGAGAGCACCACTGAAATAG CTGTAGCAGACTGTGGGGAAAATCCCGACCGATGTGAGCCTGAACCTAGAGACATCACTTTGATGGGTACCCTTCACGAGCTGAGAAGGTTGCTTGGCAACTGTGACCTGCAAAAGCTGCTCGAACACTTAAACAATGCAAGAAGTTGCGAAGATATTGCTGCAATTGAACAGTCGACACGACACCAAGCAAAATCTGGCCTCTGGTGGCAGCACAGGGTTGGCATGATTACTGCCTCCATTGCCTACAGTGTCTTCACAAGGGTGAAGACACTACGGACAAAGATGGGACCACATGACCTGAGACCTTTACTAAAAAAGGTCATGCGGCAAACGAATGTCTGCACAGCAGCAATGCGCCGTGGCAGCATGTTGGAAGAAAGCGCAAAGAAGTGCTATGCCCAACAGCAGCAATCGCTACACAAGGACTTGATTGTGACAAAGTGTGGACTTATTGTTATGGATGGACGACCATACATTGGTGCAAGTCCAGATGTATTAGTACAGTGCCAGTGCTGCCTCAAGCGTGTGCTTGAAGTTAAGTGCCCAGAGTCCTTGGAAAAATTTCTAATGGAGATCACCGAGAAGAATGACAAAGCAACAACTGAAAAGCTGAAGCGTGCAAGCACATACTTTTGCCAGATACAAGTGCAAATGGGCTTGGCAGGACTGAAGCAAGGGGAGCTCTTTGTCTTTTTGAATGATGAAAAGAACATGTGCATACCAGTGCCATTCGATGAGGAGTATTTCAGGGACGTGGTTGAGCGGTCCACCTATTTTTTCAAAGAGTATGTGCTCCCACATATTCTGTGTGTGTGA